The genomic segment GCACGCGGCTGACCTCGGTCAGGGCGCGCAGCAGCGCCAGCACGCCGCCGTGGGTCAGCTCGGCCCCCTTGGACGCGCCCGTCGTGCCCGACGTCCAGACGATCGTCGCCAGGTCGCCCGGACCCACGGCCCGCCAGGAGGCCTCGAAGTCGAAGCCCGCGGGCGCGCCGGGCAGCGCGTCGTCCAGCGCCTCCACGTCGATGAGGTGGTCCAGCACGCCCGGTCCCACACCCCGGCGCACACGCTCGGCGAAGTCGGTCTCGGCGACGGCGACGCGGCTCCCGGCGCGCTGCACGACGTCGCCGATCTGCTCCGGCGCGGCGGTGGTGTAGATCGACCACGGGACGGCGCCGAGGTGCATGATCGCGGCGTCGAGCACGTTGAACTCGGGGCGGTTGCGCAGCAGGAGCGCCACCGTGTCGCCGGGGCCGACGCCCAGCGCGGCCAGCCCGCCGGCGACGCGCTGCACCCGCGCGCCGTACTGTGCCCACGTGTGCTCCCCGCCGCCTCCGGCGCAGCGCAGCGCCGGCCGGTCCGGGTGCCGCGCGACCGTCGCCTGGAAGAGCGCGCACAGCGAGCGCGGCGGCGGGTCGGTGCCGCGATCGTGCGTCTCCTCGGCCTTGCGCTGCATCTCCACGACCCCTCCTCGCCGGTGCGATCGACGAGCCGGACCTGAGGCCGTGTCGATCAAACGATCGACACGGACCGTAGTGGCGCTCCGCGGGAGCTGTCAAGCGCGGCGGCCGGTGTCGATCGGGCGATCGACACCGGCGCCGCGCTCCGTAGACTCCGCGGTGTGGCCCGGAAGCGATCGCTGGACGACGGACCCGCGGTGCGCACGCAGATCCTGGACACCGCGGCGCGCCTGTTCTACGAGCGCGGCTTCAGCGCCACGTCGATCCGCCAGATCGCCGACGCGGTCGGCGTCTCCTCCTCGACGCTGTACCACCACTTCCCCGGCAAGCAGGGCGTGCTGGACGCCGTGCTCACCCGCTTCGCCAACGACTTCGTCGCCACGATGCTGCCCGCGGTGCGCGACCCCGAGGCGTCGCCGACCGAGCGCGTCCGCAACGCGGTCCACGCGCACATCGCGATCAGCGCGGCGCGCCACGCCGAGCTGCTGCTGGGCCATCCGATCGACCACGCGCTCAGCCCGGCCCAGAAGGAGCGCTGGCTGCGCGGCAAGCGCGACTACCACGACGCCATGCGCGCCACGGTGGCCGAGGGCGTCGCCTCGGGAGAGTTCCGGGTGGCCGACGTGACGATCGCGACGCTGGCGATGATGGACATGCTCAACGGCGTGCGCGACTGGTACCGCCCCGACGGCCGGCTGAGCCTCGAGGAGGTCAGCGCCGTCTACGTGGAGCTGGCGCTGGCGGTCGTCGGCGTGCCGCGCGCCGAGGTCGTCGCGGCGCCGGGTCCAGGGGCAGGCCGGCGCTGACGCGGGTGCCCTGCCCGAGCCGCGGCGATGCCGGCGAGGCCGCGAGGGAGGCGGCTGGGACGCGGACCGGCAGGGGCGCGGACCGCCGCGGCGAACCCGCAGTCCGTGAGGGTCACTCACCGAACGGCCGTGGTCGCCGCGTGCCTGCTCGCCGCCGTCGGCGCGGTCTGCGTCGCCCTGGCGGCGGGAGGACGCGACGGTCCGGAGGCCGCCCGCGCCGAGCTGCCCATCGGCCGGCCGCTGACGATCGCGTGGGGCGGCGACACGACGCTGGGCTCGTCGCACGGGCTGCCGCCCCAGCACGGCTGGGCGGTGCTGGCCCCGGTGGCGCGCGTGCTGCGCGCCGCCGACCTGACGGCCGTCAACCACGAGGGGACGCTCGCGACCGGCGGGTCCTCCAAATGCCCGGGGGGCGACACGGACACGTGCTTCGCCTTCCGCGCCCCGCCGGCCAACGCTGCGGCGCTGCGGCGCGCCGGCGTCGACGTGGTCAACCTGGCCAACAACCACGCCTTCGACTTCGGCGCGCTGGGCCTGGGCCAGACCGTCTCGGCGCTGCGTCGTCACGGGGTCACCCCGACGGGTCGCCCGGGGGAGATCGCCTACCGGACGATCGCCGGGGCGCGCGTCGCGTTCCTGGGCTTCGCGCCCTACCCGTGGGCGTCGCCCATCGCCGACCCGGCCGCGATCGCCGCCTACGTGCGCGACGCCCGCCGGCACGCCAACGTCGTCGTCGTCTTCGTGCACGCGGGGGCCGAGGGCGCCGGCCAGGAGCACACCCCGGCCGGCCCGGAGACCTACCTCGGCGAGGAGCGCGGCGACGTCCGCGCGTTCGCCCACGCCGCCGTCGACGCGGGCGCCGACCTGGTCCTGGGCTCGGGGCCGCACGTGCTGCGCGGCATGGAGCTCTACCGCCGCCGGCTCATCGCCTACTCGCTGGGCAACCTCGCCGGCTTCCACACCTTCGCCACGGGCGGCACCCTGTCGCTCTCGGGGATCCTGCGCGTCACGGTCACGGCCGACGGCGCGTTCCTGGCCGGCTCCTTCACGTCGCTGACGCTCGACGGGTCCGACATCCCGCACGTCGACCGGGCGGGCCAGGCTGCCGCGCTGGTCTCCGACCTGGCGCGCGCGGACTTCGGCGCCGCGGGCCTGGTGGTCGGCGCCGACGGCGGCGTGCGGCTCACGGGGTCCGACCCGCCGCCGTAGGCATCGACCCGGCTGGGGACCGGCTGGTAGCGTCGGGGTGTCGATCCGACCGACCCGAGGAAGGGCAGCCGCATGAGCCTCATCACCGTCCTGCGCCCCGACAAGCCCGAGGCCGAGCGCGCCGCCGCGGCCGCGCAGCCCGCGGGGCGGGTGCCCGTCCGCCCGGGGGCCACGCTCCTGCTGATCGACAACGGCAAGTCGCACGCCAAGATCGTGTTGTTGATGGTGGCCGAGGAGCTCCGCGGGCGCCTGCCGGAGATCGAGCACGTCGAGGTGTTCAGCAAGACGTCGGCGGCGGTGACGGTGACCGACGACGAGGCGCGCCGGCTCGCCGAGCAGGCGACGCTCGTCGTCACCGGCCTGGGCGACTGCGGCGCGTGCTCGTCGTGCAGCGTCCTGGACGCCATCACGTTCGAGCGGCTCGGCGTGCCGGCCACGGCGGTGATCACCGAGCCGTTCGCGGGCCTCGTCGCCGAGTTCGCGATCACCGCGGGCATGCCCGGCCACCACCACGTGACGCTCCCGCACCCGGTCGCCACGCGGCAGGACGCCGAAGTCCGGGCGCTCGTGGCCGGCGTCGCCGGCGCGATCGTGCAGCAGCTGACCGGCGCGGCGAGCGGTGCCGAGGCCGCGCCCCGCGAGCTCTCGGCGGCATGAGCGACACCGGCCAGGTGGCCTCCGCGCTGGACGAGTTCCGCCGGACGCTGCGGCTCGACGACGCCGACCTGGAGGTCGTCGGCGTCGACGGCGGCACGGTGTCGCTGCGGCTGGTGCTCGGCCCCGAGGCCTGCGAGGAGTGCGTGCTGCCGAAGGACATGCTCGAGACGGTGCTGCTGCAGCGGCTGCGCCGCGAGGACGACGCGGTCAGCGCGGTCGTCGTCGACGATCCCCGCGTCGCATGAGCGAGACCCTGCAGCTCGAGGAGTCCGCGGTCCAGGAGGAGTACTTCGAGCGCGGGTGGACCGACGGCCTGCCGATCGTCCCGCCGACGCCCGAGCGGGTGCAGGCGTTCCTGGCGGCCGCCCGGCTCGATCCCGACGAGGTGCTGGGCGCGGTCGCGGCCCGCAGCCGGAGCATCTCCGCCCAGGAGACCGCGATCAACGCCGTGATGGCCGGGTGCCGGCCGGAGTACTTCCCGATCGTGGTCGCCGGCGTCCGGGCGCTGGCCGACCCGGCCTACAACGCCAACGGCGCGCTGACAAGCACGGGCGGGACGGCGATCTGCACGATCGTCAGCGGCCCGCTGGCCGCGCAGGTCGGCATGAACTCCGCGCACAACGTGCTCGGCCAGGGCAACCGCGCCAACGCCACGATCGGCCGCGCGCTGCGGCTCGTGGCCCAGAACGTGCTCGGCGCCAAGCCCGGCGCGCTGGACGGCGCGTCGATCGGCAACCCGGGCAAGTACTCGCTGTGCTTCGCGGAGGCCGAGCCGATCTCGCCGTGGGGGCCGCTGCGCGTCGAGCTGGGCTTCGCGCCGCAGGACACCACGGTCACGATCCTCGCCACTGAGGGCCCGCGCCAGATCGCCAACGTGCTGACGGGCGACCCGGAGGCCGTGCTGCGCATCGCGGCCTCCTCGCTGCGCGCCGCGCACACCTACATCGCGGGCAAGGGCGGCCAGGCCGTCGTCCTGCTGGGGCCCGAGCACGCCGGCGCGGTCCGCGACGCGGGGTGGACGCGCGCGCAGGCCCGCGAGTACCTCGTGCAGCAGACGCGCGTCACCGCGGAGGAGCTGGCGGCCGGGGGCCAGCCGCTGGAGTCCACCGGCGCGCACACGATGGTCGCCGAGGCCGACGGGCGCTACTCAACGTTCCGTGACCCGGACGACATCCTGCTCGTGTGCGCGGGCGGGGCGGGGGCGGGCTGGTCGGCGGTCATCCCGGCCTGGGCGCCGAAGAACAACTCGCTGTCGGTGACCAGGCGCGTCGAGGTGTAGCGGCTCAGGCCAGCGCGACCGTCTCGCCGTCGTCCGGGACCAGGACGTTGCGCACCCCGGCGCGCGCGAGCTCTGAGCGCAGCACCTCACGCGTGTCGAGGCAGTGGTTGATGGCGTCGGTGTGGACGGCCACGACCGGGACCGACGGGTGCGCGCCGGCGACCGCGGCGACGTCGGCGGCGGTCATCGTGATGGGGTCGCCTTCGGTGAAGCGCGCGCCGCCGGCGTTGAGGACGATCGTGGTCGGGTCGTAGGCGCGCAGCGCATCCTCGAACTCGGGACAGCGGACGGTGTCGCCGGCCACGTACACGCGCGCGGTGCCGTCGTCCAGGACCACGCCGCTGACCGGGGCGAGCAGGTCCGCCAGCTCGCCGGTGCCGTGCCGGCCGCCGGTGCGCCGCAGCCCGACGCCGCCGCTGCGCGCGCCGGCGATCGGGCGCACGTCGGGCAGGCCGCGGCCGCGCAGCGTGCCGAGGTCCTCGTCCTGCCCGAACACGGGGACGCCGGCCTCGCGCAGGTACGCCGTGGCGGCGTCGTCGAGATGGTCGGCGTGCAGGTGCGTGACCACGGCGGCGGTGACCGGCGCGAGCGTCGCGCGCCACCCTGCGGGCAGGCCGACGAGCGGGTTGCGGCGCGGCGCCGGCGAGTTGGCGATCGGCTCGCGCGCTCCGGCGTCGTCGAGCATCGGGTCGACGAGGATCCGCTGGTCGCCCATGGCGATCACCACGGTCGCGTGGCGCAGCAGCGTGAGGGTGGGGGCCGGCATCGGGCTCAGCCCTCGGCTCGCAGCCACGGCGGCGGCGGCGCGATCCCGGGCAGGTCGATCGTCGGGTAGTACAGGTCGGCGCCGAGCGCCTCGCGCGCCCGGTAGTACTCCGGCGCGGTGTTCAGCGCGCCGATGAGGTCGGGGTCGAGCACCATGCCCTGGCGGCGGTAGGTCCAGTGGCCGGGGTGCAGATCGGCCGCGGCGCGGTAGTAACCCTTGGCCGCCTCGACGTCCCCGGCGCCGAACAGGTACCACCCGATCCGCGCATGGGCCGCGGCACGCGACTCGGCCTCGCCGGGGCGCCGCCGGCGCCGGCACACCTCCTCGGGGGCGAGCGCGAACGGGCTGTCGGCGCCGCGGGCGGCCCAGTCGCGCACGGCGTCGACGTAGACCGTGTGGTTGGCCACGAGGCGGTCGACGTCCTCGTCGGGGATCGCCCACGTCTCGAGGTCGCGGCGGCGCATGTAGTCGCTGTGGCCGGCGGGCTCGGCCGGGCGGACGATCGTGCCCTCCTCGTCGATCCAGACCGCGGTGGGGACGTTGACGATCCCGTACAGCGGCCCGAGCACGTGGGCCTCGTCGATGAGGCACGGGTAGGTCGGCGCGGCCTTGGCGTTCCACAGGTCCTCGCTCCAGCCCGTCATGCGCCGCAGGATCTCGTCGCGGCCGGCGAGCTCGTCAGGGGTCGGGCGCACCGACGCGCGCACGGCCGCGGCGCCGCCGGCGTCCATGGCCACGGCGACGATCTGCAGCCCGAGGGGGCGCAGCTCCTCGTGCAGGACCCGCCACACGGGCAGGTCGAGGCTGCAGCCGCAGTAGGAGCCCCAGGCCAGCAGGAGCACCTTGGTGCCGCGATGGTCCGACAGCGCGTGGAGGGTGCCGTGCAGGTCGGGCAGCGTGAAGTCCGGGGCCTGCGCGGACGGTGGCCCGGCGGCGTCGTCCCGCGCGGGGGCGCCGAAGGCCCAGATCGCGTGCTGCTCGTCGCAGGCCACGGGCCGACCGAGGCGCGCGGCGAACGCCGTGAGGTCGACCCGCCCCGCGGCGTCGCGCCACGAGCCGTCGGCCGGCAGCGGGACGCAGGCCTGGCCGTGGCACAGGCCCTCGGGCTCGAGCGACCACCCGGTGGCCGCGGCGAGGTCGCCGGGCGCCAGCCACAGCCGGTCGCCGTCGGCCACGGCGGCGGCCTGCACCGGGTCCGCGAGCTCGTACAGGACGGTGACGCGCGACGTGCCCATGGCGGCCCGAGCCTACCCCCTGGCTCACCGCCGGCCCGCGTGGCGGCGCCGCTCGAGGCCGTCGAGGATGAGGTCGAGGCCCCACGCGAACTCGACGGCGGGGTCGTAGCCGGTCTCCGGCAGCCGGGTGACGATCTCGGCGAGATGGGGATAGACGTCCAGGAGCGCGGCGTTGGCCTGCGCCCGGCGCCGTGCGGCCTCGCCGGCCGACTGGGGCGTCTCGAACCCGAGCGTCTTCTCCTGCAGGGCGAAGCCGTAGGTGTAGGCGTCCAGGACCGAGTAGGCGTGGATCGCAGCCTCGAACGGGAACCCCGCCTCCCGCAGGCAGCCCATGACCGCGTTGTGGTTGTGCAGGTTCGCGGGCCCGGGGGACCGGGTCTCCATGATCCCGATGGCCCAGCCGTGGCGCCCGAGCGCGTCGCGCGCCGAGAGCGCCCGCCGGCGTATCTCCGCGCTCCAGTCGCCGCCGATCTCCGGGGCGGCGATCTCGGCGAAGACCAGGTCCACCATGCCGTCCAGGAGCTCGTCCTTGCTGGCGACGTGCTTGTACAGCGCCATCGGCACGACGCCCAGCTCCTGGGCCAGCCGACGCATGCTGAACGCCTCGAGCCCGTCCTGGTCGGCGCGCGCGACGGCGGCCTCGAGCACGCGGGACCGGCTCAAGGGGATGCGGGAGGATGGCGTGCGTCTCGTCATGGCCCTTGACAGGTGTACGCCGTACACCCTACAGTCTCGACGACAGGTGTACACCGTACACCGCAAGCGAAAGGGACCCCATGGGTTCGTCGGCGTATCCGCTGCAGATCGAAGGCCGGCTCGAAGACGACCTCAGCCGATGGCGGTGGCTCGTCAAGTGGTTGTTGGCGATCCCCCACTTCATCGTGCTGGCCTTCCTCTGGCTCGCGTTCGTCGTCGCGACGGTCGTGGCGTTCTTCGCGATCCTGGTCACCGGCCGCCACCCGCGGGGGCTGTTCACCTTCAAGGTCGGCGTGCTGCGCTGGTCCTGGCGCGTGTGCTTCTACACCTACAACGCGCTCGCCACCGACCGCTACCCGCCCTTCACGCTCGCCGACGTCCCGGACTACCCGGCCCGCCTCGACGTCGCCTACCCGCAGCACCTCTCACGCGGCCTGGTCCTCGTGAAGTGGTGGCTGCTCGCCCTGCCGCAGTACCTCATCGTCGGCGTGTTCGCCGGCGGCACGGTCGCTGGCCTCAACGCGGCCGGCGACCAGGGCGGATGGACCTCCGGCGGCGGCCTGATCGGCCTGCTCGTGCTCATCTCCGCCGTCGTCCTGCTGTTCACGGGCCGCTACCCGCGCAGCCTCTTCGACTTCATCATGGGGATGAACCGCTGGGTGTACCGGGTCATCGCCTACGCCGCGCTGATGACCGACGCCTACCCGCCGCTGCGCCTGGACATGGGCGGCCCGGAGGGCGAGGCCGGCGCGACCGGGAGCGACGGCATCGCCCCGACGCCGGCGGTGGGGGTCTGAGGGGGCGGCCCGCTACGGCCTCGCCTCGAGGATGATGTTGAACGGCGTCTCCGCCGCGCGCCGCACCCGGCTGAAGCCGCCCTGGTTGAGGACCTCGGTCAGACGTCGCTCGCCGGCCTGGGCGCCGAGCGCCAGGCCCACCTCCTGGCTGAGCGAGGCCGGCGTGCAGAGCATCGTCGAGCCCGCATAGAAGACCCGGCCGACCGGGTTGAGGTTCTCCTCGACGCTGTCGCCGGCGTAGGGCTCGACGACCATCCAGACGCCGTCGTCGGCGAGCTGGGAGCGCACGTGGCGGGCGGCGCCGACGGGGTCGCCCATGTCGTGCAGCGCGTCGAAGACGCAGATCAGGTCGTACGGGCCGCCGGCGAACGCCTTGGCGTCGGCGACCTCGAACGTGACCCGGTCGCTCACCCCGGCGCGCTCGGCGGCGGCACGCGCGGCGGCGATCGAGTCCTCGTGATAGTCGGAGCCGGCGAAGGTCGACGCCGGGAAGGCGTGGGCCATCAGGATCGTCGAGGCGCCGTGGCCGCAGCCGATGTCGGCCACCCGCGCGCCGTCGGTCAGCCGCTCGGTGACCCCGTCCAGCGCCGGCAGCCAGGCCGTGGTCAGGCTGGCGAGGTAGCCGGGACGGAAGAAGCGCTCCGTGCCCTCGAAGAGGTCGTGGTCATGCTCGTGCCAGCCCATGCCCTCACCCGAGCGGAACCGCTCCGTGATCTGCGGCTCGTCCTTGATCATCGCCGAGAGCAGCTGGAAGGCGCCCGGGATGAAGGCCGGGCTGTCGTCGGCCGCGAGCGCCATCGCCTGCTCGGCCGGCAGCCGGAACGTCCCGGCGGTGGGCTCGTACTCCACGTAGCGGCTCGCCGCCTGCTGACACAGCCACTCGCGCAGGTAGCGCTCGCGGCATCCGGTCCGCTGCGCCAGGTCGGCCGGCGTGACCGGCTCGCCGTCGGCCATCGCCTTGTAGAGGCCGAGCTTGTCCCCGATGACGACCAGCGGCGCCGTCGCGCAGGCACCGAGGTCGCCGACGAAGCGCTCCATGAAGGCCTCCAGCTTGGCTTCGTCGATCGCGGGCGTGGTGGACATCTGGGTCCCTCCCTCAGGTTGGTGTGTGACGCTGTGCGTTGGTCAGCGCCGAGGTCGGTTCCGTTACTCGGGGCTGCCGGCCCGCTGCACCCGGCCCGTCAGGGCGGCCACGCGGTCGAGCTCGGCGCAGGCCTCGAGTCCGTCGAGGGCCGAGCGCGCACGCCCCAGCTCCCGCTCGGCGTCCTCGGGGCGACCGCCGTCCAGGGCGAGCTCGGCCAGGGCGATGTGGCCGCGGGCCATCTCATACGGCGCGCCCATGCGGCTCCACAGGTCGACGGCGTCCTCGAGGTCCCGCCTCGCGGTCGTCGCGTCGCCCCGCGCGCGGCAGAGCAGGCCGCGCACGAAGCGCAGCGACGCCCGCAGCTGCGCGGTTCCCGCGGCATCGGCCAGCTCGGCCAGCTCGGCCACCCCGGCCTCGGCGGCCTGCACGTCCCCGAGGGCGAGGTCGGTGCGGATCGCCAGGTCGAGCCCGGGCGCGCGGCCCAGGAGCTCACCCGGCGGCACGGCGCGCAGGTGGCGGGCCACCAGGTCCCGGGCGCCGGCCGGATCGCCGCGATCCAACGTGATCTCCGACAGGCACAGCTGCGCACCGGGATGCCAGGCGATCCGCTCGCACAGCTCGGCGGCCTCCTCGAGCCGGCCCTGGCGCCGGCGCAGCTCGGCGAGGCGCAGGATGCCCTCGAAGACCAGCGCGGGCGCGCCCCGCTCGAACGCTTGCGAGGCCGCGTCGAGCTCGGCCTCGGCGTCGCTCCACCGGCCGCGCCGGATCAGCACGGACGCGTAGTGCGAGCGGCAGAAGCCGAACAGCTGGGGGACGCTCCACTGCTCGCAGAAGCCGCGCACGGTGTCACACCACTGGGCGGCACGGTCCACGTCGTGGACCCGTTCGCAGGCGTAGATCATGTGGCAGCAGACGGCCCCGGCGAAGTGCAGGCCGGAGAGCTCGCCGCCCACCGCGGCGGCCGTCGCCTGGTCGAGCTCGCGCATGCCCTCGCCGATCTCACCGGCCGCCACCCGGGCCAGGCCGGTGAGCGAGAGCGCGAGCATCTCCAGATCCATGAGGCCCGTGCGCCGGCCGACCTCGAGCGCCCGCGCGGCATGGCCGGCCGCGCGGGCGGCGTCGCCGTGGGCGACCAGCGCGACCTCGCCCTCCAGGAACGCCAGCCACCCCTGGTCCTCGCCGTCGTCCTCGTCGCCCAGCAGCCGGTGGGCGTGCCCGAACCACCCCTGCGCGACCGCGGCGTCGCCACGGAACACCACCGTGTCGTAGGCCAGCCACGCGGCGGCGCGGGCCGCGGACCGCACGTCGCCGCGCCGGCGGTACGCGCGGAAGGCGCGCGCCCGCGCGTCCAGGCTCGCGTCACCGTCGCCCAGGAACCGGGTCGCCTGCGCCCAGCCTTCCAGGGCCTCGGCCGGCTCACCGCCCTCGAGCGCGCGGCCGAAGGCGGTCTTGGCGTCGTTCCATGCGCCGCGACCGAGCGCCTCCAGGCCCGCCGCGACATGGTGTTGGGTGTCCGGGCCGGCAGAGGGGGAGGTCGCCGGCGCGACCGGCGGCGGCCTCAGCGACGGGTCCTGGTTGAGGATCAGACCCTGCAGCTCGCGCAGCTCGGCCGACGGCTCCAGGCCGAGGTCGTCGTTGAGCCGACGGCGAAGCTGCTGGGAGACGGCGAGGGCGTCGGCATGCCGGCCGGATCGGTACAGCGCGAGCATGGACTGGCGATGCAGGCGCTCACGCAGCGGGAACCGGGCGGTCTCGGCCGCCAGCTCGCCGATCAGCTCGCCGTGGCGCCCGGCCATGAGGTCGGCCTCGACGCGGTCCTCGAAGCAGGCCACGCGGAGCTCGTCCAGGCGCGGGCGCTCGGCGTCGGCGAACGGCTCGAGGAACTCGGCCAGCGCCTCGCCGCGCCAGAGCCCGAGCGCCTCGCGGAGCTGATCGCCGGCGACCTCCGGCTCACCGGCGGCCAGCGCCGCGTGGCCCGCGCGACGCAGACGCTCCACGCGACCGATGTCGACGGACTCGGGCGCGACCTGGACGAGGTAGCCCGGCGGGCGCGTCACGAGCACGCCGGCCGGCAGCACCTTGCGCAGGTGCGAGACGAAGATCTGCACCATCTTGGTGGCGGAGTCGGGAGCGGCGTCGCCCCACAGGTCGTCGACGAGGCGGTCGACCGCGACCGTGCGATCGGGCGACAGCAGCAGGCGGGCGAGCAGCGCCCGCTGCTTGCGGCCGCCGAGCACGAGCGGCGTGTCGCCGTCGAGCACGTCCATCGGGCCGAGCAGGCGGAAGTCCATGCGACCAACGCGACGCTACCAGCCGCCCGCCGGCCCGATGACGTCCTGCCGCTAGCCCGACGCTGGCTCGCCGGCGGGCTCGCCGTGCGGCAGGCCGACGCGCGGGACCAGGCGGTCCAGCCAGGCCGGCATCCACCACGCCCACGCCTCGAGCAGGCGCAGCATGACCGGCTGCAGGAGCAGGCGGATCAGCGTCGCGTCCAGCAGGACGGCGACCGCGAGGATGACCCCCATCTCCCTCGGCGCGATCGGGCCCGAGAGCGCGAACGTCAGGAAGACCACGACCATCACCCCGGCGGCGGCGTTGATCACGCGGCCGGTCCCCGCGAGCCCCTCGACGAGCGCGTGGCGGCTGTCGTGCGTGCGGTCGTGCGCCGCCCTGACGGTGGCGAGCAGGAACACGGTGTAGTCCATCGCCAGCGCGAAGATCAGCGCGAAGAAGAAGATCGGCGCCCACGCGTCGACGAAGCCCTGGGCGTGCCATCCGAGGACCGGGTCGAGCACCCCGTCCTGGAAGACGAGGCGGGCGACACCGAACGCGGCAGCCGTCGCCAGCACGCTCATCGCCACCGCCGCCGCGGCGGCCAGCGGCGCCCGCAGGAGGGCGAGCAGCAGCAGGAAGCCGAGCCCGAGGGCCACGCCGATCACGATGGGCAGGTGCGCCCCGAGCGCGTGCTCGAGGTCCCGGCTCTCGGCGGCGGGCCCGCCGACCAGCGCGCCGGCGGGCAGCTCGCGGCGCAGGCGGTCGATCGTCGTGCCGGCGCCGCCCGCGTTCTTCGGGATCGCCGTGAGCAGCACCCGGCCGCGCGAGCGCTCGGCGGGCGCGACGGTGGCGATGATGTCCCGGTCGCCCTGCAGGACCGAGCGTGCGGCGGCCGCGTCGCGGGGGCCGACGACGACCTGCAGCGCGCTCGCGGCGCCGTCGCCGAACGCCCGCTCCATCAGCCGCTGCCCCTGGCCCGAGGCGGCGTCGCCGGGCAGCCCGGCGGCGGTCGGCATGCCCGTCCGCAGGCCGAGGACCGGGGTGGCCAGCAGCAGGAGGATCGCCACGGCCGCGATCCCGTAGGGCAGGGGTCGCGCCCACAGACGCCGGCCCCACGCCGCGAAGCGCTCGCTGCGGTGGTCGACCCCGCCGCGCAGGCGCACGCGGCCGCCGTTGATGCCGTGCCCCAGGCGCGACAGCGCCGCCGGCAGCAGCGTCAGCGTGGCGGCCAGCACCATGAGCACCGCCAGCCCGATGCCGATCGGCACCGTGCGGAAGGCCGGGACGGGAACGACGGTGAGGGCCAGCAGCGCCGCCAGGACCGTGAGGCCGCTGACGAGCACGGCCTTGCCCGCGGTGGCCATCGTGACGACGGTCGCCTCGCGCGGCGCGAGCCCCGCGGCGAGGGCGGCGCGGAAGCGCACGACGATGAACAGCGCGTAGTCGATCCCGAGCGCGATCGCGAACATCATCGCGAAGTTCATGGCCCAGATCGAGATGTCGGTGACGTGGCCGAGGGCGAACAGCAGCCCGCCGGCGCCGAGCAGGCCCGTCATGGTCAGCAGCAGCGGCAGGCCGGCGGCGACGAGCGTGCCGAAGGCGACCAGCAGCAGTGCGAGCGTCAGCGGCCAGGACAGCATCTCGGACCGCAGCATCGCCGCCTTGTTGTCGGCGTTGAAGTCCGACCACATCGCGGCGGGTCCCGTGAGGCGGACGGTCACGCCGGGCGTCGACAGGGCCGACAGGCGGGCCTTCAACCGGCCGGCGGCGGCCACCATCCCGTCCGGCGGCGCACCGGCCGACCCGACCACGACGGCGGTGCCGTCGTCCCGGGACGTCGTCACGCCCGCTCGCGGGCCGAGCACGCCCGACACCGCGGGGTCGGTGTGCAGGACGGCCGCCACGCGCGCGAGGGTGCGCCGCATGGCGGGGCCGCCGAGGCCGCCGCGTGGACCGGCGACGACGACCGTCAGCGCGTAGCTGTCGCGCCCGGGGAAGGACGACTCGAGCGTGTGGCGGGCCGCGACCGACTGGGAGCCCTCTGCCTCCCAGCCGGCCCCGGAGAGGGCGTGGTCGGCGAACGGCGCGAACGCGCCGAGCGCCACCGCGATCGCGCACCAGACGATGGCGATCGGCCGGCGGTGATCGGCGGCCCAGCCGCCCAGCCG from the Baekduia soli genome contains:
- a CDS encoding DUF4389 domain-containing protein, with protein sequence MGSSAYPLQIEGRLEDDLSRWRWLVKWLLAIPHFIVLAFLWLAFVVATVVAFFAILVTGRHPRGLFTFKVGVLRWSWRVCFYTYNALATDRYPPFTLADVPDYPARLDVAYPQHLSRGLVLVKWWLLALPQYLIVGVFAGGTVAGLNAAGDQGGWTSGGGLIGLLVLISAVVLLFTGRYPRSLFDFIMGMNRWVYRVIAYAALMTDAYPPLRLDMGGPEGEAGATGSDGIAPTPAVGV
- a CDS encoding class I SAM-dependent methyltransferase, which translates into the protein MSTTPAIDEAKLEAFMERFVGDLGACATAPLVVIGDKLGLYKAMADGEPVTPADLAQRTGCRERYLREWLCQQAASRYVEYEPTAGTFRLPAEQAMALAADDSPAFIPGAFQLLSAMIKDEPQITERFRSGEGMGWHEHDHDLFEGTERFFRPGYLASLTTAWLPALDGVTERLTDGARVADIGCGHGASTILMAHAFPASTFAGSDYHEDSIAAARAAAERAGVSDRVTFEVADAKAFAGGPYDLICVFDALHDMGDPVGAARHVRSQLADDGVWMVVEPYAGDSVEENLNPVGRVFYAGSTMLCTPASLSQEVGLALGAQAGERRLTEVLNQGGFSRVRRAAETPFNIILEARP
- a CDS encoding AfsR/SARP family transcriptional regulator, producing MDFRLLGPMDVLDGDTPLVLGGRKQRALLARLLLSPDRTVAVDRLVDDLWGDAAPDSATKMVQIFVSHLRKVLPAGVLVTRPPGYLVQVAPESVDIGRVERLRRAGHAALAAGEPEVAGDQLREALGLWRGEALAEFLEPFADAERPRLDELRVACFEDRVEADLMAGRHGELIGELAAETARFPLRERLHRQSMLALYRSGRHADALAVSQQLRRRLNDDLGLEPSAELRELQGLILNQDPSLRPPPVAPATSPSAGPDTQHHVAAGLEALGRGAWNDAKTAFGRALEGGEPAEALEGWAQATRFLGDGDASLDARARAFRAYRRRGDVRSAARAAAWLAYDTVVFRGDAAVAQGWFGHAHRLLGDEDDGEDQGWLAFLEGEVALVAHGDAARAAGHAARALEVGRRTGLMDLEMLALSLTGLARVAAGEIGEGMRELDQATAAAVGGELSGLHFAGAVCCHMIYACERVHDVDRAAQWCDTVRGFCEQWSVPQLFGFCRSHYASVLIRRGRWSDAEAELDAASQAFERGAPALVFEGILRLAELRRRQGRLEEAAELCERIAWHPGAQLCLSEITLDRGDPAGARDLVARHLRAVPPGELLGRAPGLDLAIRTDLALGDVQAAEAGVAELAELADAAGTAQLRASLRFVRGLLCRARGDATTARRDLEDAVDLWSRMGAPYEMARGHIALAELALDGGRPEDAERELGRARSALDGLEACAELDRVAALTGRVQRAGSPE
- a CDS encoding MMPL family transporter encodes the protein MRHAAVARHDETATAAPTWLGRLGGWAADHRRPIAIVWCAIAVALGAFAPFADHALSGAGWEAEGSQSVAARHTLESSFPGRDSYALTVVVAGPRGGLGGPAMRRTLARVAAVLHTDPAVSGVLGPRAGVTTSRDDGTAVVVGSAGAPPDGMVAAAGRLKARLSALSTPGVTVRLTGPAAMWSDFNADNKAAMLRSEMLSWPLTLALLLVAFGTLVAAGLPLLLTMTGLLGAGGLLFALGHVTDISIWAMNFAMMFAIALGIDYALFIVVRFRAALAAGLAPREATVVTMATAGKAVLVSGLTVLAALLALTVVPVPAFRTVPIGIGLAVLMVLAATLTLLPAALSRLGHGINGGRVRLRGGVDHRSERFAAWGRRLWARPLPYGIAAVAILLLLATPVLGLRTGMPTAAGLPGDAASGQGQRLMERAFGDGAASALQVVVGPRDAAAARSVLQGDRDIIATVAPAERSRGRVLLTAIPKNAGGAGTTIDRLRRELPAGALVGGPAAESRDLEHALGAHLPIVIGVALGLGFLLLLALLRAPLAAAAAVAMSVLATAAAFGVARLVFQDGVLDPVLGWHAQGFVDAWAPIFFFALIFALAMDYTVFLLATVRAAHDRTHDSRHALVEGLAGTGRVINAAAGVMVVVFLTFALSGPIAPREMGVILAVAVLLDATLIRLLLQPVMLRLLEAWAWWMPAWLDRLVPRVGLPHGEPAGEPASG